The proteins below are encoded in one region of Helianthus annuus cultivar XRQ/B chromosome 2, HanXRQr2.0-SUNRISE, whole genome shotgun sequence:
- the LOC110894856 gene encoding DNA repair protein RAD5B, with product MSEPHEDSETVKSGYWANSRGGSAACGIVRFSTKRSGEIGRLPMEWSKCLIPLVNSKKVKVLGRCVAAPASLSMMQEIMLYISFYIHHSIFTSLKMELVHGS from the exons ATGTCAGAACCGCACGAAGATTCAGAAACAG TGAAGAGTGGTTATTGGGCGAATTCGCGAGGTGGAAGTGCTGCTTGTGGGATTGTAAGATTCTCTACTAAAAGATCCGGAGAG ATTGGTCGTCTTCCAATGGAGTGGTCAAAGTGTTTGATTCCGCTTGTTAATTCAAAAAAGGTTAAAGTTCTTGGTAGATGTGTGGCTGCACCAGCAAGTCTCAGCATGATGCAAGAGATTATGCTTTATATAAG CTTTTATATTCATCATTCGATATTCACTTCACTGAAGATGGAACTTGTTCATGGAAGTTAG